In Pseudomonadota bacterium, one DNA window encodes the following:
- the fliN gene encoding flagellar motor switch protein FliN — protein MADKPLDKNMAKTPGASSGNNSASDDDWAAALSEQGPDNDGLQPAPFQELGTGTTSAAGSQNLNFLLDIPLSVTVELGQTNMIINKMLQLTQGSVVELEKAAGEPVEIYVNRKLLGKGEVVVVNERFGVRITEIISQADRIKNIG, from the coding sequence ATGGCAGACAAACCCTTAGATAAAAACATGGCAAAAACACCGGGTGCGTCATCAGGTAATAATTCCGCATCTGATGACGACTGGGCGGCGGCCCTGAGTGAGCAGGGACCCGATAACGATGGATTGCAACCCGCTCCCTTTCAGGAACTGGGCACAGGAACCACTTCAGCGGCGGGATCTCAAAATCTCAACTTTCTGCTGGACATTCCACTCTCGGTAACGGTTGAACTCGGCCAGACAAACATGATCATCAATAAAATGCTGCAGCTTACACAAGGCTCTGTTGTCGAGCTGGAAAAGGCGGCAGGCGAGCCGGTTGAGATCTATGTAAACCGCAAGCTTCTCGGGAAAGGCGAGGTGGTCGTGGTTAACGAGCGTTTCGGAGTAAGGATTACAGAGATTATCAGCCAGGCAGACCGTATCAAAAACATAGGATAA
- the fliO gene encoding flagellar biosynthetic protein FliO: MKPITKTVETQQLRHHRGSAARIYLYALSLLVSLLLIGSLVTMPALANTEENTSPVAQTEEVSALTPAKELKEFKETTSLVTALLKVVGSLVLVIGLMLLLVSFIKKLGLSGNRIKSSSLISVLDTRMIAPKKFVAVLEVANEFILVGITDQQINLLSKLENTDVLSHMKKDHSVNPSITSSFAAIFNKAKGGKEKSTHDND, from the coding sequence ATGAAACCCATAACCAAGACAGTTGAGACACAGCAATTGAGGCACCACAGGGGATCCGCAGCAAGGATTTATCTTTATGCTCTCTCTTTGCTTGTCAGTCTTCTGCTGATCGGATCATTGGTTACAATGCCTGCCCTTGCAAATACCGAAGAAAACACTTCTCCGGTGGCGCAGACCGAAGAAGTGTCGGCACTGACTCCGGCAAAGGAATTAAAAGAATTCAAGGAAACCACCTCACTGGTAACCGCATTACTGAAGGTCGTTGGCTCTCTGGTTCTGGTGATCGGTCTTATGCTCCTGCTCGTTTCATTTATTAAAAAACTCGGATTAAGCGGCAACCGGATCAAATCTAGCTCCCTGATAAGCGTTCTTGACACACGGATGATCGCCCCGAAAAAATTCGTGGCAGTTCTTGAGGTTGCCAACGAATTCATCCTGGTGGGCATCACCGACCAGCAGATCAACCTGTTATCAAAACTTGAAAACACTGATGTTTTGTCACACATGAAAAAGGACCACAGCGTCAATCCATCAATCACCTCATCCTTTGCCGCAATCTTCAACAAAGCCAAGGGCGGAAAAGAAAAGAGCACCCACGACAATGACTGA
- the fliP gene encoding flagellar type III secretion system pore protein FliP (The bacterial flagellar biogenesis protein FliP forms a type III secretion system (T3SS)-type pore required for flagellar assembly.), with protein MTDALTNNTLATRQDFAPGHRDAEKITPIPPFFFAAAASILAGGLFPAICDAVTLPTLQIGLEEAKSPQQVAVLIEILLLFTVLSMAPAILLMMTCFTRLIVTFSFLKHAMGTQQMPPNQVMVGLALFLTLFIMMPVFRQMNTTAIQPYMNEEINAEDALKASILPLRTFMFSQTREKDLALFLSLAKEAKPQNKDDISTVVLIPAFMISELKTAFQIGFVLFLPFLIIDMVVSSVLLSMGMMMLPPIMVSLPFKLLLFVLVDGWYLVVGSLVKSFGV; from the coding sequence ATGACTGACGCATTGACAAACAATACACTGGCGACTCGACAGGATTTTGCCCCCGGGCATAGGGATGCAGAAAAAATCACACCGATCCCGCCGTTCTTTTTTGCTGCCGCCGCAAGTATTCTGGCCGGTGGCCTCTTCCCGGCAATCTGCGACGCCGTGACCCTGCCGACTTTGCAGATCGGTCTTGAGGAAGCCAAAAGCCCGCAACAGGTTGCGGTGCTCATCGAGATCCTGCTGCTCTTCACCGTATTGTCAATGGCGCCGGCAATTCTCCTGATGATGACCTGCTTCACCCGCCTCATTGTAACCTTTTCCTTTCTGAAGCATGCCATGGGAACCCAGCAGATGCCGCCGAACCAGGTTATGGTCGGACTTGCATTATTCCTCACCCTGTTCATTATGATGCCGGTTTTCCGCCAGATGAACACAACGGCGATCCAGCCTTACATGAATGAAGAGATCAATGCCGAAGACGCCCTCAAAGCGAGCATCCTCCCCCTGCGGACCTTCATGTTTTCACAGACCAGGGAAAAGGATCTTGCCCTATTCCTTTCACTGGCAAAAGAAGCAAAACCGCAGAACAAGGATGATATCTCAACCGTAGTCCTGATCCCGGCATTCATGATCAGCGAACTCAAAACCGCCTTTCAGATCGGCTTTGTCCTGTTTCTGCCCTTTCTGATTATTGATATGGTCGTCTCCAGTGTGCTGCTTTCCATGGGTATGATGATGCTGCCGCCGATCATGGTTTCGTTACCGTTCAAATTACTTCTGTTTGTCCTGGTTGACGGCTGGTATCTGGTTGTCGGCTCACTTGTAAAAAGCTTTGGGGTGTAA
- the fliQ gene encoding flagellar biosynthesis protein FliQ produces the protein MDPTEVVTLAQNAIVITILLSAPLLIVGMVVGIIIALFQATTQIQEMTLTFVPKIFAVMMTLLFFSSWMMTKIVDYTQDLIISLPALIR, from the coding sequence ATGGATCCTACTGAAGTCGTAACCCTGGCCCAGAACGCAATTGTCATTACCATACTGCTTTCCGCGCCGCTGCTGATCGTCGGAATGGTTGTCGGCATTATCATTGCATTGTTTCAGGCAACAACCCAGATCCAGGAAATGACCCTGACCTTTGTTCCGAAAATCTTCGCGGTGATGATGACCTTGCTGTTCTTTTCATCATGGATGATGACCAAAATCGTTGATTATACTCAAGACCTGATCATCAGCCTGCCGGCACTTATCAGATGA
- the fliR gene encoding flagellar biosynthetic protein FliR codes for MVETALLNWTLQQILSVVIILTRVGTIIFLMPVMGSRSVPAPVKALLSLVTALTLAPVVNADPSLLPTSGLAFTLFIIYEVGFGAILSLFARFIFAGVETAGQMVGIQMGMGMAGVMDPQFGEQVSIVGSFWGIIAILIFLGVNGHHIFFKTLVESFTWVAPGNFQLSQATFDGMMQGASHMFVLAVKIMAPASAAVFFSHVAMGVIAKTVPQIPILIVGMPMNIAIGFIFVGLSLGYLMPLLITNFDMLGRLLPKLAMGMGG; via the coding sequence ATGGTCGAAACCGCATTACTCAACTGGACGCTGCAGCAGATTTTGAGCGTCGTCATTATCCTCACCCGGGTGGGGACGATCATTTTCCTCATGCCGGTGATGGGCTCCCGAAGCGTCCCCGCCCCGGTCAAGGCCTTGCTTTCGCTGGTTACTGCTCTTACCCTGGCGCCGGTGGTTAATGCAGATCCCTCCCTGCTGCCCACCTCGGGATTGGCATTTACACTCTTCATTATCTACGAAGTGGGATTCGGTGCGATTCTATCACTCTTTGCACGTTTTATCTTTGCCGGTGTTGAAACCGCAGGCCAGATGGTCGGCATCCAGATGGGAATGGGAATGGCCGGGGTCATGGACCCGCAGTTCGGTGAACAGGTTTCAATTGTCGGCTCTTTCTGGGGGATCATCGCCATCCTGATCTTCCTTGGGGTTAACGGCCATCACATTTTCTTCAAGACCCTGGTGGAGAGCTTTACCTGGGTTGCGCCCGGTAATTTCCAGCTCTCTCAGGCAACCTTTGACGGAATGATGCAAGGCGCATCACACATGTTTGTCCTGGCGGTAAAGATCATGGCCCCTGCAAGTGCGGCGGTCTTCTTCTCCCATGTGGCAATGGGAGTTATCGCCAAAACCGTTCCGCAGATACCCATCCTGATAGTCGGCATGCCGATGAACATTGCCATCGGTTTTATATTTGTCGGGCTGTCGCTGGGATATCTCATGCCACTGTTAATCACAAACTTCGACATGCTGGGCCGGTTGCTGCCGAAACTGGCCATGGGTATGGGAGGCTAA
- the flhB gene encoding flagellar biosynthesis protein FlhB: MAEESSGQEKTEEPTSRRLSEARKKGDVAKSQEVPSAAVLLASLLTFYLTGNYMLERCYIIMRHYLGNLHSINIIPGNMTGLLKQSLIFSGMVMLPLMIVIVVVALLANYAQIGFLFTTEKITPKLEKIDPIKGISNLFSKQMVAQTVKSIAKLLLIGYVAYTEIKKAQPAIVPLMDQEPLQILLFMARTSFWIFLKSALAIAVLAAADYAFQRWHFMEKMKMTKQEIKEEAKQTEGDPYVKGRIRAIQMEMARRRMMQEVPTADVVITNPTHLSVALKYNVLTMTAPMVVAKGAGVIAFRIREIAQENGIPIIEDKPLARALYKTTDLNETVPENLFHAVAEILAYVYNLKRKSA, encoded by the coding sequence ATGGCTGAAGAATCATCAGGCCAGGAAAAAACCGAAGAACCCACCTCCAGGCGTCTTTCAGAGGCACGGAAAAAGGGTGATGTTGCGAAAAGCCAGGAAGTGCCCTCGGCGGCGGTCCTCCTTGCAAGCCTTCTGACCTTTTATCTCACCGGCAATTACATGCTCGAGCGCTGTTATATAATAATGCGACATTATCTTGGCAACCTCCACAGCATAAACATTATCCCTGGAAATATGACCGGACTCCTCAAACAAAGCCTGATATTTTCCGGCATGGTCATGCTGCCGCTGATGATCGTCATCGTGGTTGTGGCGTTGCTTGCCAATTATGCGCAGATCGGCTTTCTGTTCACTACTGAAAAAATCACGCCAAAGCTTGAGAAAATCGACCCGATCAAGGGAATCTCCAACCTGTTTTCAAAACAGATGGTGGCGCAGACCGTGAAAAGCATTGCCAAGCTCCTGCTCATCGGCTACGTCGCCTATACGGAAATCAAGAAAGCGCAGCCGGCAATCGTGCCGCTCATGGACCAGGAACCTTTGCAGATTCTGCTATTCATGGCCAGGACATCCTTCTGGATTTTCCTGAAATCGGCGCTTGCCATTGCCGTGCTTGCCGCTGCTGATTACGCCTTCCAGAGATGGCATTTCATGGAAAAAATGAAAATGACCAAACAGGAAATCAAAGAGGAAGCCAAACAGACCGAGGGTGATCCTTATGTCAAGGGGCGCATCCGCGCAATTCAGATGGAAATGGCCAGACGGAGAATGATGCAGGAAGTTCCCACCGCAGACGTGGTGATCACCAACCCGACCCATTTGTCCGTTGCCCTTAAATACAACGTTTTAACCATGACCGCGCCCATGGTGGTTGCCAAAGGTGCCGGGGTCATCGCCTTCCGGATCAGGGAAATCGCCCAGGAAAACGGTATTCCCATCATTGAAGACAAACCGCTGGCCAGGGCTCTTTACAAGACCACTGACCTGAATGAAACCGTCCCGGAGAACCTTTTCCACGCGGTAGCTGAGATTCTTGCATACGTATACAACCTTAAGAGGAAATCTGCATAA
- the flhA gene encoding flagellar biosynthesis protein FlhA encodes MAGKTQTLPAAKFNFELSTLFVAVGVVGILMVMILPLPPVILDLLLSFNITIGLVILLMAMYNTNPLDFSSFPSLLLVTTLFRLSLNIASTRLILLHGHEGAGAVGQVINSFGNFVVGGSFAVGLIIFLIMVLINFIVITKGSGRIAEVAARFTLDAMPGKQMAIDADLNAGLINEEQAKSRRSNISRQSEFYGAMDGASKFVRGEAIASIVIMVINVIGGWCIGVFFQGMALDQAAETYTLLTIGDGLVSQIPALVISTSAGIIVSRAASDASMGKEFIQQFALQPQALAVASGIIILFGIVPGLPHLPFLILGVFMGSLAFMAFQTQAIKKEADAQEEMQKDIKPLPGSPETVENLLPLDTLQLEVGYGLIALVDENQQGDLLERIRAIRRQFAMDMGIIIPPLHVRDNLQLRPDEYVLLLKGVEVARGEVMMGHLLAMDSGAATRKIEGIPTEEPAFKLPALWITEDKRDEAQIAGYTVVDTSTVIATHLTELLQANAHELLGRQDTQKLLDNLSKTHPKVIDELIPDHLTLGGTQKVLQNLLRERVSIRDLLTICETLADYSPISKDPEILTEYVRQKLARSIISGYTDDKGTLSVLTLSTKVEDFVRESIQKTDQGTYLALEPNLTQRLLEAIQASVEKISAEGYQPIIVCSPIVRRHIRHIIERFMPQIMILSHNELTTQTKIKSLGTIEINPQTGVKK; translated from the coding sequence ATGGCAGGCAAAACCCAGACATTACCGGCAGCAAAATTCAACTTTGAATTGTCAACCCTGTTTGTGGCTGTTGGCGTCGTCGGCATTTTGATGGTCATGATCCTGCCGCTGCCGCCGGTCATCCTCGACCTTCTGCTGTCTTTCAACATTACCATCGGCCTGGTTATCCTGCTGATGGCGATGTACAACACCAATCCCCTGGATTTTTCTTCATTCCCTTCACTGCTCCTGGTTACCACCCTGTTCCGGCTGTCGCTGAATATCGCCTCCACAAGGCTGATTCTCCTGCACGGCCATGAAGGCGCCGGTGCCGTGGGCCAGGTTATCAATTCCTTCGGGAATTTCGTAGTCGGCGGAAGTTTTGCCGTGGGACTGATTATCTTCCTGATCATGGTGCTGATTAACTTTATCGTAATCACCAAAGGTTCCGGACGTATCGCCGAAGTTGCCGCCCGATTCACCCTGGACGCCATGCCCGGCAAACAGATGGCCATCGATGCCGACCTCAACGCCGGTCTGATTAATGAGGAGCAGGCAAAATCAAGAAGGTCGAACATTTCCCGCCAATCAGAATTCTACGGCGCCATGGACGGTGCCAGTAAATTCGTCCGCGGCGAAGCTATTGCCAGTATTGTCATCATGGTGATCAATGTCATCGGCGGCTGGTGCATCGGTGTCTTTTTTCAAGGAATGGCGTTAGACCAGGCCGCTGAAACCTACACCCTGCTGACCATCGGCGACGGCCTGGTTTCGCAGATTCCGGCGCTGGTCATCTCAACCTCGGCCGGTATTATTGTCAGCCGGGCCGCATCAGACGCCAGCATGGGCAAAGAATTCATACAGCAGTTCGCCCTCCAGCCACAGGCCCTTGCCGTAGCCTCAGGCATCATTATCCTTTTCGGTATCGTCCCCGGACTTCCCCACCTGCCTTTTCTGATCCTCGGCGTGTTCATGGGCAGCCTTGCTTTCATGGCCTTTCAGACACAAGCCATCAAGAAAGAGGCGGACGCTCAAGAGGAAATGCAAAAAGATATCAAACCCCTGCCCGGTTCCCCTGAAACCGTTGAAAACCTGCTGCCCCTTGATACCCTGCAACTTGAAGTCGGTTACGGCCTGATTGCTCTTGTTGACGAAAATCAGCAGGGCGACCTTCTTGAAAGAATCCGGGCGATTCGCCGCCAGTTTGCCATGGATATGGGTATCATCATCCCGCCGCTTCATGTTCGTGACAACCTCCAGCTCCGACCGGACGAATATGTCCTGCTGCTGAAAGGGGTTGAAGTCGCCAGGGGCGAAGTGATGATGGGGCATCTGCTGGCCATGGACTCCGGCGCGGCAACACGCAAGATCGAAGGCATCCCCACCGAAGAGCCGGCATTCAAATTACCGGCTCTATGGATCACTGAAGATAAACGCGACGAAGCCCAGATCGCCGGCTACACGGTTGTTGACACATCCACGGTTATTGCCACGCACCTTACTGAACTCCTCCAGGCAAACGCCCACGAACTCCTCGGGCGTCAGGATACACAGAAACTTCTGGACAATCTTTCCAAGACCCATCCAAAAGTTATTGACGAGCTTATTCCTGATCACTTGACTCTGGGTGGAACTCAGAAGGTCCTGCAGAATCTCCTGCGTGAAAGGGTTTCAATCCGTGACCTGCTGACAATCTGCGAAACCCTTGCCGACTATTCTCCGATCTCCAAAGATCCTGAAATTCTTACCGAATATGTCCGGCAGAAACTTGCACGCTCGATAATCAGTGGATACACCGACGATAAGGGAACTCTCTCCGTTCTCACCCTGTCAACCAAGGTTGAGGATTTTGTCCGCGAATCCATCCAGAAAACCGACCAGGGCACCTATCTGGCTCTCGAGCCCAACCTTACGCAACGCCTTCTTGAAGCAATACAGGCTTCCGTGGAAAAAATATCCGCTGAAGGCTATCAACCGATAATTGTCTGCTCACCTATAGTTCGAAGACATATCAGACACATAATTGAACGGTTCATGCCGCAGATCATGATTCTTTCCCATAATGAACTGACGACCCAGACCAAGATCAAATCTTTGGGTACAATTGAAATCAATCCCCAGACCGGGGTTAAAAAATAA